In Vibrio diazotrophicus, the following proteins share a genomic window:
- the menE gene encoding o-succinylbenzoate--CoA ligase has protein sequence MTPWQHYQQCHPDKVALCFYDPQGREQRLTWQQLSHHVDQYQASLLSKGIKAGEVLTLVGKNYIQMLMWFLAAQQSGIVCAFAMPQTISQLTDKLDTLYTPSQTAYVWLADSAQCRAEDFQHIERKIAFIEFDAHLCNPNSVSLHSQYKADNLASIIFTSGSTGKPKAVAHNHSQHLASAQGLLEVFRFQADDTWLLSLPMYHVSGLAIVYRWLSSAACLKIGTGELVQDIQNVTHASLVPTQLKRLLDSKQVLTLSHVLLGGSHIPQQLSQQAAALGIETWLGYGMTEAASTVTAKRVDETAATGKVLSQRKVKLEGERIYIGGNTLAQGYFFQGSMTPIVNEQGWFDSKDLGQWVGDELVIIGRADNLFISGGENIHCEEIESVLNQHPDIQLAMVVPVTDAEYGARPVAVIRSQKQFEKPDGDVLCSDKLEKFKWPVAYFQMPDELLETGIKVSRKAVKDWLKDHQNQYIPL, from the coding sequence ATGACCCCTTGGCAACATTATCAACAGTGTCACCCAGATAAGGTGGCACTTTGCTTTTATGACCCACAGGGTAGAGAGCAGAGGTTGACGTGGCAGCAACTTAGCCATCATGTAGACCAATACCAAGCGTCTCTGCTATCAAAGGGAATCAAAGCGGGTGAAGTACTCACTTTAGTGGGAAAGAATTACATACAGATGCTTATGTGGTTTTTGGCTGCCCAACAATCTGGGATAGTGTGCGCTTTTGCGATGCCTCAAACGATTTCTCAGCTGACGGACAAACTAGATACCCTCTACACACCATCACAAACGGCTTATGTGTGGTTAGCGGATAGCGCTCAATGCCGAGCGGAAGACTTTCAACACATTGAGAGAAAAATAGCGTTCATCGAGTTTGACGCTCATCTTTGCAACCCTAATTCTGTTTCACTTCACTCTCAATACAAAGCTGACAACTTAGCCAGCATCATTTTTACGTCAGGTTCCACAGGCAAACCGAAAGCCGTCGCCCATAATCACAGTCAGCATCTTGCCTCGGCGCAGGGGTTACTCGAAGTATTTCGCTTCCAAGCCGATGATACTTGGTTGCTAAGCCTGCCCATGTACCATGTTTCTGGATTAGCGATTGTTTATCGTTGGCTAAGCTCAGCAGCCTGCTTAAAAATTGGTACGGGAGAGCTAGTTCAAGATATTCAAAATGTCACTCATGCTTCTTTAGTCCCCACACAATTAAAGCGCTTGTTGGATAGTAAGCAGGTACTCACTCTTAGCCATGTATTACTTGGAGGAAGCCATATTCCACAGCAGCTTAGCCAGCAAGCCGCGGCATTGGGAATAGAAACCTGGCTTGGCTACGGAATGACGGAAGCCGCCTCCACAGTAACAGCGAAACGAGTTGATGAAACGGCTGCGACTGGCAAGGTACTTTCTCAGAGGAAAGTTAAACTGGAAGGCGAACGTATTTATATCGGCGGAAATACGCTTGCTCAGGGTTATTTCTTTCAGGGCTCAATGACACCGATAGTGAATGAACAAGGGTGGTTTGACAGTAAAGATTTGGGTCAGTGGGTTGGTGATGAATTAGTGATTATCGGTCGTGCTGATAACTTATTTATCTCTGGTGGAGAAAACATTCACTGTGAAGAGATTGAAAGCGTATTGAACCAGCATCCAGATATTCAACTAGCGATGGTTGTTCCGGTGACGGATGCAGAGTACGGCGCTCGTCCGGTGGCGGTGATTCGCAGCCAAAAGCAGTTCGAAAAGCCGGATGGCGATGTGTTATGCAGTGACAAACTTGAAAAATTCAAATGGCCGGTCGCGTATTTTCAGATGCCGGATGAACTGTTAGAAACAGGGATAAAAGTCTCACGCAAAGCCGTTAAAGATTGGTTGAAGGATCATCAGAACCAATACATACCGCTATGA
- the menH gene encoding 2-succinyl-6-hydroxy-2,4-cyclohexadiene-1-carboxylate synthase → MLYSHSCFKQTTKEGEPVLVFLHGLLGSGEDWQSSIEKLPNSNWITIDLPGHGQSQEYACADFFQCCQQISHTILSQLEPNTPIILIGYSLGGRIAMLGVALELFSNLNLVGLVIEGGNFGLQNEQEKKARWEKDSHWAQRFRLEPIEQVLNDWYQQAVFSSLNDEQRQTLITKRSANLGNEIANMLLSTSLANQPYLLPALQQLSLPVLYVCGANDDKFRQLAEQSGLTYSQIESAGHNVHQEQPSAFARTIQRFIDSLHKEVRSNNIGNHHG, encoded by the coding sequence ATGCTTTATAGTCACTCTTGCTTTAAGCAAACCACCAAAGAAGGCGAGCCCGTGCTGGTCTTTTTGCATGGTTTGCTGGGCAGTGGCGAAGACTGGCAATCCTCGATTGAAAAACTGCCTAACAGCAATTGGATCACCATAGACCTTCCCGGGCATGGTCAAAGTCAAGAGTATGCCTGTGCAGATTTTTTTCAGTGCTGCCAACAAATTTCTCACACAATCCTTTCCCAGCTAGAACCTAATACACCCATTATTTTGATTGGATACTCATTGGGTGGTCGCATCGCCATGTTAGGGGTTGCGCTTGAACTGTTTTCGAATCTCAACCTTGTTGGATTGGTTATCGAAGGTGGGAATTTTGGTTTACAGAATGAACAAGAGAAAAAAGCGCGCTGGGAAAAAGATAGCCATTGGGCACAGCGATTTCGCTTGGAACCGATTGAGCAAGTATTGAACGATTGGTATCAGCAAGCGGTGTTTAGTTCACTAAATGATGAGCAAAGACAAACTCTGATCACAAAGCGTAGTGCTAATCTTGGGAACGAGATAGCAAATATGCTGTTATCAACATCGTTAGCAAATCAACCATACTTACTACCTGCATTGCAGCAACTTTCGTTGCCAGTGCTTTATGTGTGTGGAGCAAACGATGACAAATTTCGTCAACTCGCCGAACAGAGCGGGCTGACTTACAGTCAGATTGAAAGCGCAGGGCACAATGTTCATCAAGAACAGCCAAGTGCTTTTGCGAGGACAATTCAGCGATTTATAGACTCACTCCACAAAGAAGTGAGAAGCAACAATATTGGGAATCACCATGGCTAA
- a CDS encoding MFS transporter, translating into MSQHHTPLLSQRRFLPYFVTQFFGAFNDNIFKNVLLLFVAFSGSAILPISSHLFINLAAGLFILPFFLFSASAGVLADKYEKSWFIRKVKLIEIAIMCLGAIGFITESYLVLLLMLFLMGTQSAFFGPVKYALLPQQLKANELVSGNALVEAGTFLAILIGTIGAGVIASLDHAKYIAAGCVVLFSLCGYLASRFIPQAPAGNPHIHFTWRPIRQTRHTLAIAKSDRTILLCIMAISWFWFLGATYLTQFPNFTKLHLNGTESAVSFLLALFSVGIAIGSLSCDKLSNHRIEIGIVPIGSLGITVFGYLMATSIPESLPIFHQFSEFVLYQPLWPLFCYLLLLGASGGVFIVPLYALMQQRAQETQRAQVIAALNIYNSLFMVGSAILGIVCLSVLELSIIQLFVVISVINLLTSVFVFLQVPIFAVRFLVWALTHTLYRVKHKNLNHIPEHGGALLVCNHVSYMDALLLSAASPRLIRFVMEEDYANLPVLRGFLKRAGVIPICARNRRSILRAFNDVEQALNEGHLVCIFPEGRLTADGEMNEFMRGLDIILKRSPVPVIPIALKGLWGSYFSRCKGRACKGLPSRFWSRLEIEAGPPVSSELASSEVMFKKVAQLRGDWQ; encoded by the coding sequence ATGTCACAACATCACACACCGTTGCTCAGTCAGCGACGTTTTCTTCCGTATTTTGTGACGCAGTTTTTTGGCGCTTTCAATGACAACATTTTCAAAAATGTTTTGCTGCTCTTCGTTGCCTTTTCAGGCAGTGCAATTCTACCCATTTCAAGCCATCTGTTTATTAATTTAGCGGCAGGATTATTTATTCTTCCGTTTTTTCTTTTTTCAGCTTCCGCTGGGGTGCTGGCGGATAAATATGAAAAATCTTGGTTTATCCGTAAGGTCAAACTGATTGAAATCGCCATTATGTGTTTGGGCGCCATCGGCTTTATTACAGAAAGCTACCTTGTGCTGCTATTGATGCTGTTTTTGATGGGTACACAATCTGCGTTCTTTGGCCCTGTAAAATATGCGTTGCTACCTCAACAACTTAAAGCCAACGAACTGGTGTCTGGTAATGCGCTGGTAGAGGCAGGAACTTTCCTTGCCATATTAATCGGTACAATTGGCGCAGGCGTTATCGCCTCGCTTGACCACGCCAAATACATTGCTGCAGGTTGTGTGGTTCTGTTTTCACTTTGTGGTTATCTGGCAAGCCGCTTCATACCACAAGCACCTGCGGGTAACCCGCACATTCATTTTACTTGGCGCCCTATCCGCCAGACTCGCCACACACTAGCCATTGCCAAAAGCGATCGCACCATATTGCTGTGTATTATGGCAATCAGCTGGTTTTGGTTCCTCGGCGCAACTTATTTAACTCAGTTTCCAAACTTCACTAAGCTCCACCTCAATGGCACTGAGAGTGCGGTTTCTTTCTTACTTGCCCTGTTCTCGGTAGGGATCGCTATCGGTTCATTAAGCTGTGACAAATTGTCAAACCACCGAATTGAAATTGGTATCGTGCCTATCGGCAGCTTAGGCATTACCGTATTCGGCTATTTGATGGCGACCAGCATTCCAGAATCACTGCCTATCTTTCATCAGTTTAGCGAGTTCGTTCTTTATCAGCCCCTCTGGCCTTTGTTCTGCTATTTACTGCTATTAGGTGCTTCTGGTGGTGTATTTATTGTGCCGCTTTATGCATTAATGCAACAACGCGCTCAAGAGACTCAACGAGCACAAGTTATTGCAGCGCTCAACATCTACAACTCGTTATTTATGGTTGGCAGCGCCATTCTCGGGATTGTGTGCTTGTCTGTGTTAGAACTTTCTATAATCCAGCTATTTGTCGTTATCTCGGTGATCAACCTATTAACGTCGGTATTTGTGTTCTTACAAGTCCCTATATTTGCTGTCCGGTTTTTGGTTTGGGCACTGACCCATACTCTCTACCGAGTGAAACACAAAAATCTCAATCACATTCCCGAACACGGTGGTGCGTTGCTCGTCTGTAATCACGTTAGTTATATGGATGCTTTGCTCCTCAGCGCAGCCAGCCCTCGCCTGATTCGTTTTGTGATGGAAGAAGACTATGCAAACCTGCCTGTGTTAAGAGGCTTTTTAAAGCGCGCAGGCGTGATCCCTATCTGCGCTCGCAACAGACGTTCCATACTCCGAGCGTTCAATGATGTTGAACAGGCTTTGAATGAAGGTCATCTGGTGTGTATTTTCCCTGAAGGCCGTTTGACGGCAGACGGTGAAATGAATGAGTTTATGCGAGGGTTAGACATCATCTTAAAACGCAGCCCTGTTCCAGTAATACCCATAGCGTTGAAAGGATTGTGGGGCAGTTACTTTAGCCGATGTAAAGGTCGTGCTTGTAAAGGGTTGCCGAGTCGTTTCTGGTCACGCCTAGAAATAGAAGCCGGTCCGCCAGTATCTTCAGAGCTTGCGTCCTCAGAGGTAATGTTCAAAAAAGTCGCTCAATTGCGCGGAGATTGGCAATAA
- the menC gene encoding o-succinylbenzoate synthase, with the protein MRSAKLYRYALPMDSGVILREEKLTVREGFVVELREDGKVGLGEIAPLKGFSVETPDEAGALAKEQLELWVQGQSLSYDELFPSVAFGLSMAELELAGGLPQEGEYNAAPLCTGDPDDLIPTLNNMPGRKVAKIKVGLYEPIRDGMLVNLFLESMPDLYLRLDANRAWTKEKAAKFAQYIAPSRRSRIAYLEEPCMSPSDSLAFAIDTGIGIAWDETLQHAVRSDEFKLEQLVGAKTIVIKPTLIGSVERCKTLIEKAKALKIQAVVSSSIESSLGLTQLARLSKWLMPEEIPGLDTIGLFKAQLVTSWPDCNIPVANLEDQELIWSSETA; encoded by the coding sequence ATGCGCAGTGCAAAACTGTACCGCTATGCATTACCCATGGATAGCGGAGTGATTCTTCGTGAAGAGAAACTGACTGTACGCGAAGGTTTTGTTGTTGAACTTCGTGAAGATGGAAAAGTAGGGCTTGGGGAAATTGCGCCCTTAAAAGGATTCAGTGTCGAAACGCCAGATGAAGCGGGTGCGTTAGCAAAAGAGCAGCTTGAACTCTGGGTTCAAGGGCAATCGCTGAGCTACGATGAGCTGTTTCCATCAGTTGCCTTCGGGTTATCGATGGCGGAGTTAGAGTTAGCAGGTGGTTTACCACAAGAGGGTGAGTATAACGCGGCACCGCTTTGTACTGGTGATCCAGACGATCTCATTCCAACGCTGAACAATATGCCGGGCAGAAAAGTGGCGAAAATCAAAGTGGGTTTGTACGAACCGATTCGTGACGGCATGTTGGTGAATCTATTCTTAGAATCTATGCCAGACCTTTATCTCCGCTTGGATGCCAATCGAGCTTGGACAAAAGAAAAAGCTGCTAAGTTTGCCCAATATATCGCGCCTTCAAGACGCAGCAGAATCGCTTACCTTGAAGAGCCGTGTATGTCGCCAAGTGACAGTCTGGCTTTTGCTATTGATACCGGTATCGGCATTGCGTGGGATGAAACCCTGCAACATGCGGTTCGCAGTGATGAGTTCAAACTTGAACAACTGGTAGGGGCGAAAACCATTGTTATCAAGCCGACGCTGATAGGTTCTGTCGAACGTTGTAAAACGTTGATTGAAAAAGCTAAGGCGTTAAAAATTCAGGCAGTGGTCAGTTCAAGTATTGAATCAAGTTTAGGCCTGACTCAGTTAGCTCGTCTGTCTAAATGGCTGATGCCGGAAGAAATTCCGGGGCTAGATACGATAGGGCTGTTTAAGGCTCAGCTTGTTACCTCATGGCCGGATTGCAACATTCCGGTTGCGAATCTCGAAGACCAAGAGCTTATCTGGTCGTCGGAGACAGCATGA
- a CDS encoding IS481-like element ISVvu4 family transposase, whose translation MLHTSNPIIKHKAGLLNLAEELGNVSRACKVMGVSRDTFYRYQELVETGGIDALINRSRRAPNLKNRVDSETEQAVIKYAIDFPAHGQVRTSNELRKLGVFISPSGVRSIWLRNDLENFKKRLIALEKQVAENGIILTDEQVAALERKKHDDEACGEIETAHPGYLGSQDTFYVGNLKGVGRIYQQTFVDTYSKVAFAKLYTTKTPITAADILNDKVLPFFEAHELPMLRILTDRGTEYCGRVEQHDYQLYLAINDIDHTKTKAMSPQTNGICERFHKTILNEFYQVTFRKKLYGSIEELQKDLDEWMDYYNNHRTHQGKMCCGRTPIETLEDGKSIWAEKNLAQI comes from the coding sequence ATGCTTCATACTAGCAATCCAATTATCAAACACAAAGCGGGCCTTCTCAATCTTGCAGAAGAACTCGGTAATGTATCTAGAGCCTGTAAGGTTATGGGGGTATCAAGAGATACTTTCTACCGTTATCAAGAGTTGGTTGAGACGGGGGGTATTGATGCTCTGATTAACCGTAGCCGAAGAGCACCGAATTTGAAGAACCGTGTTGATAGTGAAACTGAGCAAGCCGTTATCAAATACGCCATCGACTTCCCAGCTCATGGACAAGTTAGAACGAGTAATGAATTACGTAAATTGGGAGTGTTTATCTCTCCAAGTGGCGTACGCTCAATCTGGCTTCGCAATGACCTAGAGAACTTCAAGAAACGTCTTATCGCACTGGAGAAACAGGTCGCAGAGAACGGTATTATCCTAACAGACGAGCAAGTTGCGGCTCTTGAGCGTAAGAAGCACGATGATGAGGCTTGTGGTGAGATAGAAACAGCGCATCCAGGTTATCTCGGCTCTCAAGACACATTCTATGTTGGCAACTTGAAAGGTGTTGGTCGCATCTATCAACAAACCTTCGTTGATACCTACAGTAAAGTCGCCTTTGCCAAGCTCTACACAACGAAAACACCAATCACCGCAGCGGATATATTGAATGATAAGGTTCTACCGTTCTTTGAGGCGCATGAACTGCCAATGCTGCGAATCTTGACTGACCGAGGCACTGAATACTGTGGTCGTGTTGAGCAGCACGATTACCAGCTCTACCTAGCCATTAATGATATCGACCACACGAAAACTAAAGCGATGTCACCACAAACAAATGGTATCTGCGAGCGCTTCCACAAGACCATATTGAATGAGTTCTACCAAGTGACATTCAGAAAGAAACTGTATGGTTCTATCGAAGAGTTGCAGAAAGATCTGGACGAATGGATGGACTACTACAACAATCACCGTACTCATCAAGGAAAAATGTGCTGTGGCAGAACGCCGATAGAAACATTAGAGGATGGGAAATCAATCTGGGCTGAAAAGAATCTAGCCCAGATATAA
- the menB gene encoding 1,4-dihydroxy-2-naphthoyl-CoA synthase produces the protein MAKTVGISEEELYAPVAWHDCSGSFEDIHYHKSEDGIAKITIARPQVRNAFRPQTVKEMINALADARYDEGVGVIILTGLGEDAFCSGGDQKIRGDYGGYKDDTGTHHLNVLDFQRQIRTCPKPVIASVAGWAVGGGHVLHMMCDLTIAAENAQFGQTGPKVGSFDGGWGASYMARIVGQKKAREIWFLCRFYNAQEALDMGLVNTVVPLADLEKETVRWCREVLQHSPMALRCLKAALNADCDGQAGLQELAGNATMLFYMTDEGQEGRNAFNEKRRPDFNKFPRNP, from the coding sequence ATGGCTAAAACAGTAGGCATTTCAGAAGAAGAACTTTACGCACCAGTGGCGTGGCATGATTGCAGCGGCAGTTTTGAAGATATTCACTACCACAAATCTGAAGATGGTATCGCGAAAATCACCATCGCTCGTCCTCAAGTACGTAACGCATTCCGCCCTCAAACCGTAAAAGAGATGATCAATGCGTTAGCAGATGCTCGTTACGATGAAGGCGTGGGTGTCATCATCCTTACCGGTTTAGGTGAAGATGCATTCTGCTCTGGTGGCGACCAGAAGATTCGTGGCGACTACGGCGGTTACAAAGACGACACCGGCACTCACCACCTAAACGTGTTGGACTTCCAACGCCAAATTCGTACCTGTCCAAAACCTGTGATCGCATCTGTTGCGGGCTGGGCGGTAGGCGGTGGTCACGTTCTGCACATGATGTGTGATCTTACTATCGCGGCAGAAAATGCGCAGTTCGGTCAAACAGGACCAAAAGTGGGTTCTTTTGATGGCGGCTGGGGTGCTTCTTACATGGCGCGCATCGTGGGTCAGAAAAAAGCACGCGAAATCTGGTTCCTTTGCCGTTTCTATAACGCTCAGGAAGCCTTAGATATGGGCTTAGTCAACACAGTTGTTCCACTGGCTGATCTTGAAAAAGAGACGGTACGTTGGTGCCGTGAAGTGCTGCAACACAGCCCTATGGCGCTTCGTTGTCTGAAAGCAGCACTGAATGCAGACTGTGATGGTCAAGCTGGTCTTCAAGAGCTGGCGGGTAACGCAACCATGTTGTTCTACATGACTGACGAAGGGCAGGAAGGACGTAATGCGTTTAATGAAAAACGTCGTCCGGACTTCAACAAGTTCCCTCGCAACCCTTAA
- a CDS encoding Tim44 domain-containing protein: MKRLFSLIALLMVSVAVSPIAEAKKFGGGKSFGKSFKTAPAPKQQSQNTSTINKDTSKAAQTSGKKGLMGGLLGGLLAGGLLAAFFGGAFEGIQFLDILIMGLIAYFAFKFLRSMLAAKQGSMNQNQQQPAFGGVNRNMHEQPNVHNFEQPQAAGGFGTTATSDVPHNYPPGFDQAAFISGSREHYRILQGAWNFNQLETIEEYVSPSLFADLKEERAKLEGEQHTDVMYVDAEIVRADYDADKAQLSLQFSGRYRDTVEGIEENIEDIWHLERDLTVPNAPWLIVGIQA, translated from the coding sequence ATGAAACGTCTGTTCTCGCTGATCGCACTGCTGATGGTTTCTGTCGCTGTCTCACCGATAGCTGAAGCCAAAAAGTTTGGTGGCGGTAAGTCATTTGGTAAGAGTTTTAAAACAGCTCCTGCTCCTAAGCAGCAAAGCCAAAACACAAGTACCATCAACAAAGATACTTCTAAAGCTGCGCAAACTTCAGGCAAAAAAGGTCTGATGGGCGGTCTGTTAGGTGGTTTGCTAGCAGGTGGTTTATTAGCTGCATTCTTCGGTGGAGCGTTTGAGGGTATTCAGTTCCTAGATATTCTTATCATGGGCTTGATTGCTTACTTCGCATTTAAGTTCTTGCGCAGCATGCTGGCCGCAAAACAGGGCAGCATGAACCAGAATCAACAGCAGCCGGCTTTCGGCGGTGTTAACCGCAACATGCATGAGCAACCAAACGTACATAACTTTGAGCAGCCACAAGCAGCGGGCGGTTTCGGTACGACAGCAACAAGTGACGTACCGCACAACTACCCACCGGGTTTTGATCAAGCGGCTTTCATCAGTGGCTCTCGTGAACACTACCGTATTCTTCAAGGCGCTTGGAACTTCAATCAGCTTGAAACTATTGAAGAGTATGTTTCACCAAGTCTATTCGCTGATCTGAAAGAAGAGCGTGCGAAGCTAGAAGGTGAGCAACACACAGACGTAATGTATGTAGATGCTGAAATTGTTCGCGCAGACTACGATGCAGATAAAGCTCAACTTAGCCTTCAGTTTAGCGGTCGCTACCGTGACACTGTAGAAGGTATCGAAGAGAATATCGAAGATATCTGGCACCTAGAGCGCGATCTGACAGTGCCAAATGCACCTTGGTTGATTGTTGGTATTCAAGCTTAA
- a CDS encoding DUF1244 domain-containing protein — MAEFKYKNLSQEEQDKLDAAVFRRLLAHLDENKDVQNIDLMILAGFCRNCFCKWYQAEAESAGTDLSIDDARERVYGMTYDEWKANHQLPATPEQLAAFEAKQKK; from the coding sequence ATGGCTGAATTCAAATACAAAAACCTAAGCCAAGAAGAACAAGACAAGCTTGATGCGGCAGTGTTTCGTCGTCTATTGGCGCACCTAGATGAAAATAAAGACGTTCAAAACATTGATTTAATGATACTTGCTGGTTTCTGCCGCAACTGCTTCTGTAAGTGGTATCAAGCCGAAGCGGAAAGTGCAGGGACAGACTTGTCGATTGATGATGCTCGTGAACGTGTGTACGGCATGACTTATGATGAGTGGAAAGCAAATCACCAACTGCCAGCAACACCAGAGCAACTCGCTGCGTTTGAAGCAAAGCAGAAAAAATAG
- a CDS encoding TetR/AcrR family transcriptional regulator, giving the protein MARRNDHTREELITLTLSSVKDFLTEHSYHELSLRKVANMIGYVPSTLVNVFGSYNLLLLHVVAQTLDELALEANEVVSQCHDSEQALYELAYCYHDFAQRNPHRWQLIFEHKMNGEALPEWQAERIDNMTSMLEDLLTIFAPQRSPREVLQASRVLWAGVHGITLLSVDDKFFANEPIDGKKLIQNLLSNYLSKWSH; this is encoded by the coding sequence ATGGCGAGACGAAACGATCACACACGAGAGGAATTGATCACTCTCACACTCAGTTCCGTAAAGGATTTTTTAACTGAACATTCCTATCACGAACTCAGTTTGCGTAAAGTAGCAAACATGATTGGTTATGTACCAAGTACATTAGTCAATGTGTTCGGCAGCTATAACTTATTGTTACTTCATGTGGTTGCTCAGACTCTAGATGAACTGGCTCTGGAAGCTAATGAAGTGGTCAGCCAGTGTCACGACTCTGAACAAGCCCTCTACGAACTTGCCTATTGTTACCACGATTTCGCACAGAGAAACCCTCACCGTTGGCAACTTATATTCGAACATAAGATGAACGGTGAAGCTCTCCCAGAATGGCAGGCTGAACGCATTGATAACATGACCAGTATGCTGGAAGATTTGCTTACAATATTTGCACCGCAGCGTTCTCCTCGCGAAGTATTACAAGCAAGCCGTGTGCTTTGGGCTGGTGTGCATGGTATTACCTTGCTGAGCGTTGACGACAAATTTTTTGCAAACGAACCGATTGATGGCAAGAAGCTGATTCAGAATCTACTCTCTAACTACTTGAGTAAATGGTCACACTAA
- a CDS encoding YeiH family protein, producing the protein MNIKPIHLPFWLGGALCLSPWITSPSALVMGFLIASLGWVPAHIPIAKLTKKLLAYSIVGLGFGIPLQQALTVTSDGIGLILATICGTLVIGTFVAKAMGLEKKTGHLIASGTAICGGSAIAAVAPAINADDDQTGLALGTVFVLNSIALFIFPMIGHALSLDQHTFGTWAAIAIHDTSSVVGAASAYGEEALKTATTLKLARALWIVPVALVSAWLFKSHSRKLAIPYFILFYCLAIGFSDLFPQWQQIYQGVFSIAKQALVICLFLIGCSISPARLKASGPKPLLFGVILWIAISVSSLGWLLLTV; encoded by the coding sequence ATGAACATCAAACCTATTCACCTTCCATTTTGGCTGGGTGGCGCACTTTGCCTTTCTCCTTGGATTACATCTCCAAGCGCTTTGGTTATGGGTTTTTTGATTGCTTCCTTAGGCTGGGTTCCCGCGCACATTCCTATCGCAAAGCTCACCAAGAAACTGTTGGCTTACTCTATCGTTGGCTTAGGTTTTGGCATTCCTTTGCAACAAGCGTTAACTGTCACCAGTGACGGTATTGGCCTTATTCTGGCAACCATCTGCGGCACACTCGTTATTGGTACTTTTGTTGCCAAAGCAATGGGACTTGAGAAGAAAACAGGGCATTTAATCGCTTCTGGTACCGCAATTTGTGGCGGAAGTGCGATTGCTGCTGTCGCTCCAGCAATTAATGCCGATGACGACCAAACGGGCTTAGCTTTAGGCACTGTTTTTGTACTGAATTCTATCGCGCTGTTTATCTTTCCGATGATCGGGCACGCGTTATCACTCGACCAACATACGTTTGGTACTTGGGCAGCGATTGCAATTCATGATACTTCTTCTGTTGTTGGTGCCGCTTCAGCCTATGGTGAAGAAGCACTTAAAACAGCAACCACACTTAAGTTGGCTCGAGCGCTTTGGATTGTACCCGTAGCATTAGTGAGCGCTTGGTTGTTCAAGAGCCATTCGCGCAAACTGGCTATCCCTTACTTCATTCTTTTCTACTGTCTGGCAATCGGGTTCAGTGACTTATTTCCACAGTGGCAACAAATCTATCAAGGTGTGTTTTCGATTGCTAAACAGGCTCTGGTGATCTGTCTATTTCTGATTGGTTGCAGTATTTCACCTGCACGTTTGAAAGCTTCTGGGCCTAAGCCGCTGCTGTTTGGTGTGATTCTTTGGATTGCGATATCGGTGTCGTCTTTGGGCTGGTTACTTCTGACGGTTTAA